From the genome of Bacteroidota bacterium, one region includes:
- a CDS encoding serine/threonine-protein kinase, with translation MARISMLQIGDQFDHFQIQAHIAQGGMSDIYRAFDLLTSKEVVLKIPDKMSIGDPAQYERFQRELEVMRTLQHPAILKGLGSGRFNSTPYLVTELIEGESMRSLVARAAPMPPAEAVGLIRKIADGIAHCHDNQIIHRDIKPENILITAAGQPVVLDFGLALTKKSFRVTYANLSSTAGTPDYMAPEQIEGQRGDVRTDIYAVGTMLFELLTGRTPYSGDSNLAVMAQHLSGNIPRLDKIQSGISPQLAAVVAKSLQREPKDRYSDMHQFVHDLDNLEQVDISILDRVKAPSRTRAFLRSPVARTIVSTVILIGVIVILAFVLKSMH, from the coding sequence ATGGCTAGAATATCAATGCTTCAGATCGGCGATCAGTTCGACCATTTTCAAATTCAGGCCCACATTGCTCAAGGCGGAATGAGCGACATTTACCGCGCTTTTGATCTGCTGACGAGTAAGGAAGTCGTCCTGAAGATTCCTGATAAGATGTCGATCGGCGATCCAGCCCAGTATGAACGATTCCAGCGTGAGCTTGAGGTGATGCGAACGCTGCAGCATCCTGCAATTCTCAAAGGGTTGGGATCGGGCCGGTTTAACAGTACGCCTTACCTTGTGACAGAGCTGATTGAGGGGGAATCGATGCGGTCGCTTGTCGCAAGGGCAGCGCCCATGCCGCCAGCCGAAGCGGTCGGGCTGATCAGAAAGATTGCTGATGGAATCGCTCATTGTCACGATAATCAGATCATTCATCGGGACATCAAGCCGGAGAATATTTTGATCACCGCCGCAGGTCAGCCGGTCGTGCTCGATTTTGGCCTCGCGCTGACGAAAAAATCTTTCAGGGTCACGTACGCGAACTTGAGCAGCACTGCCGGAACCCCTGATTACATGGCCCCGGAACAGATCGAAGGGCAGCGGGGGGACGTTCGCACCGATATTTATGCGGTTGGAACAATGCTTTTCGAGTTGCTGACGGGGAGAACGCCGTACAGCGGAGATTCAAATCTTGCTGTCATGGCGCAGCATCTGAGCGGCAATATTCCGCGGCTGGATAAAATTCAATCCGGCATTTCGCCTCAACTGGCTGCGGTCGTTGCAAAAAGTCTCCAACGGGAGCCGAAGGATCGCTACAGCGACATGCACCAGTTCGTTCACGACCTTGACAATCTTGAACAGGTTGATATTTCCATCCTTGATCGCGTAAAAGCTCCCTCGAGAACGCGGGCCTTCTTGCGTTCGCCGGTTGCACGAACAATTGTTTCCACGGTGATACTCATTGGTGTCATCGTGATCCTCGCATTCGTACTTAAATCGATGCACTAA
- a CDS encoding protein phosphatase 2C domain-containing protein has protein sequence MTDSEIVEIESYSYTHMGNVREDNQDAVRLCDPVDNLTFTDGHLYGIADGMGGYAHGGVASALALETFFETFYAANGVPPSQKLRVGVQNANLSVYQTAQRLGAGRMGTTLTAVNIVGNKLHIAHIGDSRAYLIREQKSKCLTNDHTRVGELVRMKVLSPEKVRTHSQRSMLDKCLGMELFVQPDIFQVQAKPGDIIVLCSDGVWATIQDDEFADIISQSKDREHICKKIVDLAMERGSDDNLSMILLYLHRLAPSKAEDEKSSFWTLPQAIRRLFK, from the coding sequence ATGACGGATTCTGAGATCGTCGAGATAGAATCGTACAGCTACACGCACATGGGAAATGTCCGCGAGGATAATCAGGATGCGGTTCGTCTTTGTGATCCCGTCGACAACCTTACATTCACCGACGGGCATTTATACGGCATTGCGGATGGCATGGGGGGCTATGCTCACGGGGGAGTTGCGAGTGCATTGGCGCTCGAAACTTTTTTCGAAACATTTTATGCAGCGAACGGGGTTCCCCCATCTCAAAAACTCCGTGTAGGAGTTCAAAATGCGAACTTGAGCGTCTATCAGACCGCCCAGCGTCTCGGTGCCGGCCGGATGGGGACCACGTTAACCGCAGTTAATATCGTGGGGAATAAATTACATATCGCACACATCGGCGACAGCCGCGCCTATCTGATCCGCGAGCAAAAGTCGAAATGTCTGACGAACGACCATACACGCGTGGGAGAGCTGGTAAGAATGAAAGTCCTCTCACCGGAAAAAGTGCGAACGCACAGCCAGCGGTCAATGCTGGATAAATGCCTTGGCATGGAGTTGTTTGTGCAGCCTGACATATTTCAAGTCCAGGCGAAGCCGGGCGATATCATCGTTCTTTGTTCGGACGGAGTGTGGGCGACGATTCAGGATGATGAATTTGCTGATATTATTTCACAGTCCAAAGACCGTGAACATATTTGCAAGAAGATCGTCGATCTCGCCATGGAACGAGGAAGTGACGATAACCTTTCGATGATTCTTCTGTATCTTCACCGGCTCGCGCCGTCTAAAGCGGAGGATGAGAAGAGTTCATTTTGGACTTTGCCCCAGGCCATTCGGCGGTTGTTTAAATGA
- the glnA gene encoding type I glutamate--ammonia ligase — protein MPPSANDNAIDRVLAVAKERDVRFVDLQFTDVAGSVKNITVPISELPSALNHGIWFDGSSIEGFARIAESDMYLIPDPSTFAVLPWLSGTETTARLICNVHTPDGNQFLGDPRAVLSRVLDEANKMGFVYHTGPELEFFLLKPNPDGSVIPPRPQDSASYFDQPTDMVATGLWRQMSSMLSAFGIETEAMHHEVSTGQHEIDFRYSHALKTADNAVTFRAMLKILAQQKGLYATFMPKPIRGINGSGMHVHQSLGYKANGSNAFSDAGDSHGLSKIAKHFIAGQLAHARGMCVVLAPLVNSYKRLVRGFEAPVNICWGRINRSALIRIPRAHTPSSTRIELRCPDPSCNPYLAFAVMLAAGLDGIRRELPIPEATEENVYIAPSSQSGTPFSILPSSLDEAVSELEDDMVIREALGAHVYERFVSAKRLEWEDYRIEVTPWELDKYLPIY, from the coding sequence ATGCCTCCATCCGCTAACGATAATGCCATTGACCGCGTTCTAGCGGTTGCCAAAGAACGCGATGTCAGATTCGTTGACCTGCAATTCACCGACGTTGCAGGCTCTGTGAAGAATATCACTGTTCCCATTTCGGAACTTCCTTCAGCGCTCAACCACGGGATCTGGTTCGACGGCTCCTCGATCGAGGGCTTCGCCCGGATTGCGGAGAGCGATATGTATCTGATCCCCGACCCGTCGACGTTCGCCGTGCTGCCGTGGCTCAGCGGCACCGAGACGACAGCGCGTCTCATTTGCAATGTTCATACTCCCGACGGCAATCAGTTTCTCGGCGATCCGCGGGCGGTCCTTTCCCGCGTGCTCGACGAAGCGAACAAAATGGGGTTCGTCTATCATACCGGACCTGAGCTGGAATTCTTTCTGCTGAAGCCCAATCCGGACGGCAGTGTCATTCCCCCTCGCCCGCAGGACAGCGCAAGCTATTTCGACCAGCCGACGGATATGGTGGCAACGGGATTATGGCGGCAGATGAGCAGCATGCTTTCCGCATTCGGCATCGAGACCGAGGCGATGCACCATGAAGTTTCGACGGGCCAGCATGAGATAGATTTTCGATACTCCCATGCGCTGAAGACCGCCGATAATGCCGTCACGTTCCGCGCGATGCTTAAAATTCTTGCTCAGCAAAAAGGTTTGTACGCGACCTTCATGCCGAAGCCGATCCGCGGAATTAACGGAAGCGGCATGCACGTGCATCAGAGTCTCGGATATAAAGCCAACGGCTCGAATGCTTTCTCCGATGCGGGGGACTCGCATGGTCTGTCGAAAATTGCGAAGCATTTTATCGCAGGCCAGCTCGCCCATGCACGGGGAATGTGCGTTGTCCTCGCCCCGCTCGTGAATTCGTACAAACGGCTCGTGCGGGGATTCGAGGCGCCAGTGAATATTTGCTGGGGGCGGATCAATCGCTCCGCGCTGATTCGTATTCCTCGGGCACACACGCCGAGTTCCACGCGAATCGAATTGCGGTGCCCCGACCCAAGCTGCAATCCGTATTTGGCGTTCGCCGTTATGCTGGCGGCCGGGCTCGACGGGATCAGGAGAGAACTTCCTATACCCGAAGCGACCGAGGAAAATGTTTACATTGCTCCGAGTTCCCAAAGCGGAACGCCCTTCAGCATTCTCCCGAGTTCCCTGGATGAAGCGGTCTCCGAATTGGAAGATGACATGGTCATTCGCGAAGCACTCGGTGCTCATGTGTACGAACGCTTCGTCAGCGCGAAGCGGTTGGAATGGGAAGACTATCGTATTGAAGTCACTCCATGGGAATTGGATAAATATCTTCCGATCTATTAG
- a CDS encoding Lrp/AsnC family transcriptional regulator — protein MILDDIDVTILEILQKEGRTRRNELAELVGLSLPAASERLRKLEEAGVITGYHAKLDHKLLGKDITAFVLVTMDSSKHFAAFVEHVNATDDILECHGITGEGTHLLKVRTENTESLERLLGKVQSWLGVTKTATSMVLSSSKETTRIKVHKTKTT, from the coding sequence ATGATTTTAGACGACATTGACGTTACGATTCTCGAAATACTGCAGAAAGAGGGGCGGACAAGAAGGAACGAGCTTGCGGAGCTTGTAGGTCTCTCATTGCCGGCGGCAAGCGAAAGGCTGCGTAAACTGGAAGAGGCCGGGGTTATCACCGGCTATCACGCAAAGCTGGACCATAAGCTGCTGGGGAAAGACATCACCGCGTTCGTTCTTGTGACAATGGATTCGTCCAAACATTTCGCCGCATTTGTGGAGCATGTGAATGCGACAGACGACATTCTTGAATGCCACGGAATAACCGGCGAAGGTACCCACTTGCTGAAGGTAAGGACCGAGAATACTGAAAGCCTGGAAAGGCTTCTCGGGAAAGTTCAATCATGGCTCGGCGTCACTAAGACGGCGACGAGCATGGTGCTTTCATCCTCAAAAGAAACCACGCGGATAAAAGTGCACAAGACAAAAACGACCTAA